The following nucleotide sequence is from Cyanobium sp. AMD-g.
GATTACGACTCCGGCTCGACGATCAAACTGCGCTGCAAGGTGCGCTGGGTGAGGTCGACGGGATTCAGTACCCAACTGGGCCTTTGCTTCCTCAGTTCGTCGCTGTCGGAGGACTCCCTGACCAGGCTCGTCTCCTGAGACGGCGCCCTCAAGCGTCGCCGGCGGCTCCACCGGCGTTGACCGGAAAGGGGCCATCATGGCGCGTCTGGCTCAGGTCAGCCCCGCTGAAGTCGGCCCCATCAAGCCTGGCGCCCCTGAGATCCGCCAACGACAAACGTGCGCCGGTGAAGTTGGCGACGCGCAGATCGGCACGCCTGAGATCGGCACCGGTCAGATCGGCATGGCTGAAATCAGCCCTGGACAGATCAGCGCCATGGAGATCGGCATGGCTCAGCACCGTGCTGGAGAAGTTGGCACCCCGCCAACGGCTGAATGGAATTCTGAGCCCTTCGAGATTGGCCCCATGCAGGTCGAAGTCGTCCTGCCAGAGTCCGGCGGCAGAAAGACTTTCCAGAGCCCTGAGGCGACCGAGGCTGTTGGAGGCGTTTG
It contains:
- a CDS encoding pentapeptide repeat-containing protein; amino-acid sequence: MIKYSPPSSWYARQKRRRASPFFRLLDGSFGFRVLIAATLSFGLLAAVNRFENCHDPSSRPDCLTSDFLDIVSIGNVESFSIVTAAIVYLLEAAKRKEREHHEMFELLLVQREANASNSLGRLRALESLSAAGLWQDDFDLHGANLEGLRIPFSRWRGANFSSTVLSHADLHGADLSRADFSHADLTGADLRRADLRVANFTGARLSLADLRGARLDGADFSGADLSQTRHDGPFPVNAGGAAGDA